In the genome of Flavobacteriales bacterium, one region contains:
- a CDS encoding methionyl-tRNA formyltransferase: protein MSSSIRIVFMGTPGFAVESLKKLHTSHHQVVGTVTAPDRPAGRGQKTRPSEVKKFAESVGIPILQPMKLKSPEFLEQLEELRADLFVVVAFRMLPEAVWSMPPLGTINLHASLLPQYRGAAPINWAIIHGERITGATTFFINAEIDKGEIIDQVEVPIGDEDDAGDLHDRLMYHGSELLVRTVNDIAAGKAVSKAQDTVEGDWKKAPKLNSENRRIDWSQSARDVYNLIRGLSPYPSAYTELVLGEEESMNCKIFRTRICDTAGELAPGHITTDNKTYLRVGTGTNELEIEQIQMAGKRRMGIKDVLNGFDFPHEARFE, encoded by the coding sequence ATGAGCAGTTCTATCCGCATCGTATTCATGGGGACTCCGGGCTTCGCGGTGGAGAGTCTCAAGAAATTGCATACATCCCATCACCAGGTGGTAGGTACGGTCACTGCACCCGATAGGCCGGCAGGACGCGGGCAGAAGACCCGACCTTCAGAAGTGAAGAAATTCGCTGAATCGGTAGGGATTCCCATTCTCCAGCCCATGAAATTGAAGTCCCCTGAGTTCTTGGAGCAGTTGGAAGAACTTCGTGCTGACCTATTCGTAGTAGTGGCCTTCAGGATGTTGCCTGAGGCAGTATGGTCCATGCCTCCGCTCGGTACGATCAACCTGCATGCCTCCCTCCTGCCTCAATACCGTGGTGCAGCCCCGATCAACTGGGCCATCATTCATGGTGAACGCATCACCGGAGCCACGACTTTCTTCATCAATGCCGAAATAGACAAAGGCGAGATCATCGATCAGGTAGAGGTACCTATAGGGGATGAAGATGATGCCGGTGACCTCCATGATAGACTCATGTACCACGGCTCGGAATTGCTGGTACGGACCGTGAATGATATCGCAGCGGGCAAGGCGGTATCCAAAGCCCAGGATACGGTAGAAGGAGATTGGAAAAAAGCTCCGAAGCTGAATTCCGAGAACAGACGCATTGATTGGAGTCAGAGCGCAAGGGATGTTTATAATCTCATCCGGGGTCTGAGTCCATACCCTTCAGCGTATACCGAGTTGGTGCTAGGAGAAGAAGAATCCATGAACTGCAAGATATTCCGGACACGTATCTGTGATACAGCAGGAGAACTTGCCCCTGGACACATCACCACCGACAATAAGACCTATCTACGGGTCGGCACGGGTACCAATGAGTTGGAAATAGAACAGATTCAGATGGCCGGAAAACGAAGGATGGGCATAAAAGATGTGCTCAATGGATTCGATTTTCCTCATGAGGCCCGGTTCGAATAG
- a CDS encoding HU family DNA-binding protein: MNKAEMIEAMASDAGISKAEAKRALDSFVTNTTKCLKKGDRLSLIGFGSFSVTRRAARKGRNPQTGKEITIKAKNVVKFKPGSDLAKKV, encoded by the coding sequence ATGAACAAAGCAGAAATGATCGAGGCTATGGCATCTGATGCCGGAATCTCGAAAGCAGAAGCCAAAAGAGCTCTCGATTCATTCGTAACGAACACTACCAAGTGTCTTAAAAAAGGTGACAGACTTTCTCTGATCGGATTCGGTTCTTTCTCAGTGACTAGGAGAGCTGCTCGTAAGGGTAGAAATCCTCAGACTGGTAAAGAGATCACCATCAAGGCGAAGAACGTAGTGAAGTTCAAGCCAGGTTCTGACCTCGCAAAGAAAGTGTGA